TAATTGAAGAGTAGGAAGAAATGCCAACAGCTAAAATTAAGATACCTTTACAAGGAGTTACTGAAGGGGATGGCAAGCTTGGAGTAGATGCAGTTGAAGAGTTGAGTTTTTCATCACTGAGACTGAAACTATTTCTATAGAGGGAATCTGCACCTGTAAAAAAGCAAGATTATAAAGGAAATTTGACACCTTCTGCAAGTTTGCAATATAATTGAAACCCAAAATGCAGCCTTTCCTATACAGACTTCTAAGTCTGCAGAACTCAAATTAAGTCTTCAAAAGCAGAGAAGTGAATAAACCCTTTATTGTGTgaaggctgctgctcccactcctACTGTTAAAGAGAAAGCAGGCCTAGGCTCAATCCTCATCCCCAATAAGGAAAGTGTTAGCTTTCCCTGAAGTCAGCACcatttgaaaaattaaacagaaactACAATTATCCTTTATCAGCAAAATTAGATCTAGTAGGACCTGCCTGATTCACAATATTCTGGGAAATTCTGTTACCTAAATTGTTCAAAAGTTACCAAAAACCCCTGAATAGAGAGCTCCAGGACAAGGACAAGCCCCCAGAATAAAGAATATATTTAGGGTTGTCCTTTATCCCCAAAGCAAGCACACCTCTCTCTCCATACATTACTCTGCTGCTTTAGGTATGGCATTTTTAATACCTTTCTTCTGTGACTCTGGAGTTCATGAAGCAGTACACTGGTACACAAGATATCCTGCAATCCTATTTTAGGTGAACTTCCAAAGAAAGCCTTATATGCCCTGGAAAGGCACAGAAAAGGCCCCAATACCATTTTGATGTTCTTGTATTTTAGAGAAGGCCTTAAGCTCAAAAAGCATCAAAAAGTATCTTTATGTGCAGGGGCACCCCAAGTATTAGTCCTGGCTCCACTGGAAGGAGGCTCTGTCATCCCACTAGAGACTCTAAAACTGCTTGTCCTGCAGTGTCCAGCCAGCGACCTGAAAACTGTGCTTCTACAAAAAGACACCACTGAGATGCAAACATGGCCAGGGTCTCCATTTTCTTTGCACATTGCCCAGGATATCAATATATGTCTTAATATACAGGGTGGTGACTACCACTGCTTGCCACGAGGCAGCaatcctgctccctgcagcacacacagcccctgtccctggagcCACAGCCTGGGAGGGGCTGCACTGCAGCACCAAGCCCACTGAAGAGAGAACTCTCACACTTCCTTGGATGCCTGTCCCAtttgctgtgccaggagagcgCTGCTTTAGCTATTTGAGGGTGTCTTGATGAATTGGCAAAAGGGGCAGGCCCACAGCTTGCCTTGCCAAGATCTGCACATCTGCACCTCTACTGAACATCTGGATGTCTCCAGACAGCAGACACTGAGACCATCCTCTGGCAGACCTGGGCCTTAAGTTCAGCTGTCTTTGGGAAGAAGagtgtgtgtccccagccacCTCCTCTGGCCTGCTGTCCTGTCCAGCACAAAAGCAGCTTCCACAggagcacacaggcacagtgacaaggCAGACCAGACAACTGCACCTACAAAGCCTCTCAGATCTTCCCTCAGCAATAAAAGCTGATTTATTTGTTCTTTGCCGGCTTCCAAGCTCACCTCTGTTATAATACACACCAAAAAGACTTGGGAGAAAAGCTTCAACCTGGAATACTTTCTTCTTTCCCATGCATTTTGGCCCACCACTGGGCTGTATTTTCAGTTTCCTCTGCCATCATCTCAGATCCTGTTCTGGCAAACACGCATGGCCCACAGCACCACACAAATGGGAGTGATGATGTGACTGACATCTCTCAGCTGGGGCTACTGCCACCTGCTCAGCCCCCACTTGGTATTTCTTGTTTGTAGACATGGGTATAGAGTTTGATGGCTTCTTCAAACTACCCCCTAATTGCAATTCCTTTATCTCCACTCTTAAGAAGTGCAGTTCTCTCTAAACTTCAGCAGATCAAAACCAAGCTATTGGAACCAGTTGGATTCCAACCAATTGGAACTTTGAATGCAAGAAAGACTTCACAAATACAATGCAGAAATAAGATCATTTTAGATagaaaaatggggggggaaaGATAAGCCATTTTAAAAGTAGCTcctaagaacagaaaaaaccattaaaaataacCTAAGGATGAAAGAAATCTGGTAGTGCTCTGCAGTGATGTGTGCCACCAGTGCTGTACCACACCACATGAACCCTGTACATTAACTGATACTTTCTCTCCACTAAAGGTACGGCAAATTTCCTCTGAAATCAGTTTACAGGACAACTGCCTACTGAGGCTACATTTTTTCAGCCAAGATGCAAACCCCAGTGactaagaaacacagaatggaAAATTCTAGCTGTTCAGGACAAAACCCCAAGCAACTTGTAATAGCTGACACAAACAGTGCTCTAGCCAAGACTGTAGTTCACTGAAACACTGACAGAACAGACCAAAGATAAAACACTTTTCAGGctatttatttgaaaagaatagaacaagaatttccaaattaattcatattttaaaggttttatggctcattgaattaaaaaaaatacagagaactATGGTTATAAATCTGCGTATACTTTTAATGTGAACTCTCTGATACTAACATCCAGACACCAAATGTAGCAAGGCTGGGTTGACATCAGAAAGTGTAATTTCATACTGGCTTCCACAAACATTATGCTGGGAAATATTTACAACTGGGCAAAGAGAAAATATGACAAAACTGTTGCTTTAAATCTCTGAATGTTTTTCTCCCAGTTTCAAAAGGTGAAATGTTTTCACATAACAATGTTATCTTCTGATGGGTCATAATAGTTTCAGGAAAATATCAACATTTATCTTTCTCAAAGCAAAAATATACTTTAGCTACTGACTGTGGCTTATTCATGCCACCAAGCATCAGAAATTCTAGTGATGTAAGGAGGAATGCACTGACTCCACCAGCAAGGTCACCATAACTGCTGAAAACAATGTAAAAATACTTATgacaagcagcacagaaaaatatcCTCTTTGCAAAGGGTGGCTGTAGGGCAGAAAGCTCTGGGAAAAGGACACTTCAGTCTTTGCTCTCTACCAGCTGCCAAAGCCAAGATTTGCTCATTCACCTCCAATAATGGCTCTTGGAAGAGTTCCACTGCCAAACAAATACAACATCCTCTGCAACCCAATAACCAGGGGCTGATGCCAAGGATCTCATTGCTGCTGTCCTTCCTCACCCAGCTCCTTCTCACCCACCACAAGTTTGTAATTCCTTACCTGTTTTTCACTTTGTACATTGATTCTAGTGCCTGTGCTCTTATGTAATAGGCCTTAAAATCAGAGTTTTGTCAGTGAGTTGATTTGCATCAGTCAGGCTACACTGCAAAATTAGGGGGTAGGAATAAATATGGGTGGATTTTACTTTGGCAAAGTAATCTGTAGTTAGTATAACTCTACTGCTCCAGTGTATGGTTAAACCACAAAATAAACCATGGCAACACCATGTAAATATAGAAATGGCCCCATGAAATGAGCAATTGAAAGGCTCTCGGCAGTAATGGACTGAAGGAGGAAAACCTCAAACTTCTCATTTCAAAACAGGCAATGGAAAAATTCAGCTGTGTAGCTTCTTTAGTATCATGCTCTTTCTAGTACCATGGCTCAGTTTTGAAGAGCACTGGAGCTGGTAACATTTTTACTGCAGTTTTCAGTGGGAAAAGTTCTAGGGGAAAAAGTAAAAGCACATCCATAAAGCTTTCAGAGAAAAGCTTCACAAGTCCACTCAAGTGTCTACAAATCATGAATTCATTATGAAACAGTAACTCAGCACTTAATGAGCAGACTGCACAAATAATTCCTAACAGAACATAGCCTACTTgctaaaaaaagcagaaaaaaatctggaaattgTAATGTCACCAGCAGAAGTGAGAAATATTCATGATGCAAAAAGCCTGTTTCAAAATGTGTATGTTTCAGCCCCCAAGGACagtgtttatttttatcatCATCACAGTTACACTtgctgcattgtttatttttgtggggattttgcCTAGCTAACAAACATCTGTTCCAATACTGACTAAAAAAATGACACCTTTTCTCTATTGACACATCTCAGCATCATTATTTAAAGGATTTCAAATCACATAGTTACACAAAAGTGATCAAGGAAGCCTGAAATCCAGATGCACAAGCACGTTTTCTCATTATGTACAAAGCTTACCTTCCCACTCCCCCCCTATGCTTACCAGCTATGAGGCAATTTCCAACTCCAGCCCTCCCTTTTACTTAATCTTCCTTTCTAATGAGTAAGAGCAATGGGTATGCTGAAGTGACAAGAACAGGAAATCTTCTGAAAATTGCATTTCTCAGCACACTGAAATACCTGTAAAGAAGGCTATGCACCTGAAACTTCcaatttttcttccccttgtgCATATCAGTAATGTaataaaagtttatttctcAGATCATTTAACAAAAGGGACTTTCTCCAGAAGAGAAAGTCTTCACTTTTTTCATTAGAAGCATTTTATTGTTCTCTTGTTTGAGACAAGCCATAGGAAGTTCACAGGCACAATCTACCTCCTTTTCATGTTACAAGACTGGCATTTGCTGCAGAGACCAAAGGCTCATCTACTTCACATCCTGTTTCTCACACCAACTCGCAGCAGATGACTGTACAGGAGCTTCAAAGTGGTGCAGCCACACactgagagctgcaggatgagcTCTCCCAAGTTCTCCCAATGCAGGTACCACTCTCTTTCCTGAGACACCAGTGGCACCAGCCCGAGCAGTCCCCAATGGCCCCATCCCTCCTGCTGGGATTTTATCAAGTTGGTTTTGAGTATGTGAACTTTTAATATCAATAATAACTTAAGGCAATATCTTTAACTGTTCACAAAAGAAATAACACCTCATTTCTTTGAAGCATGCTGATTTAATTTGACTTCCTCATACTGGTGAGGTAGCAGTCACTTTCCTAATGTCACTTAGGATTCTCCAGAAGACTGTCTTGTCCCCACCCAAAACATCTCTTTTTTGCCAGACAGTCACAGGCTATTTaagcatttggaaaatattttacatcttCAATCATTTctgttgcctttttctttgccttctttaTGGTCACATATTACAAGACTGACAATGCAAACAGGTTTGTCAGGGTAAGTGCTGCAGTTCTAACAGGGGCTGATGCTTCATCTCTGGATGGCCCAGGCATTAGCAGGAGCACCTGGAGACAtccacagccacatccatggAAACACAAGTGCCGGCACTACACCAGGCACTGAGTGTTAAAAGACCCTGCTCAACCCCTGCACCTACTTGActttaaaatcataaaattaaaagctctAGATGCACTCAGGATTTCTTTCTTGTGGTTGAAAGCCATGAGGCATTGCTCATTTATTTACCGCTAAAAAATAACTACAAAGAACACTGCTGCCTGTACAAGTACAAGAATTGATGAAATTATCTTGCAATGCTCTTAACAGAGAGGCAGGAAGCTGAACCTGCCTCAAGAAAACATGGAGCTACAAGTGTCAAGTATTTCTGAGAGCAAGACACCAGATTATGATGTAGCTTTTCAGTGTTACTGTAACTTTGGCCCAAGAAACACTAAAGCACTTCCCTTCTCTACCTCTCAAAGTCCAACTTCCATTCATTTTCCTAAGTCTAAACTTGGCAGGCTGTCCTGACACTACCATAAACTGTACTGGCACTGACAGGGCATGCATTTTACACAGGCAAGCCTGCACTCTTCTTTGCAAGCTTATTCCAACACAAGAAGACAATGCTATCTGTAAGTTCATTAACACAGCTGCAGCTACACAAGTGccttctgccagcacagcactcTCTAGCACAAATCCTCCTTTATCACAGCCCAGATATGCTGTGAATAGCAAAGAGTTATAAAGTATTCCTCAGCTTAGAAGCTCCAGCACAATTAACCTAAAGAACGAAGCTGCTGGGCTCCAATTCGTTTGAATGCATCAACTTGAAACATAACTGGTACTCACAGTCCAGAAGCTCTGGAATTCTGGAGTAACTCAGCAGTTGCATCATGATTTCCAGCTCTGACCCAGTCAACTGTGGTGGTTAATGTAATACTCGTGGGCAGAGATCATCACACACAGCTGCACTCACAGCCTCTCTGTTACTGCAGGGTCTAGAGTCCACTGTGCTGTGTACAAGGCTCAGACACAGCCAAGCCAGACCTTGTCCAAAGATCATTTAGTCAAATGACAGGACAAGATGTGGGAGAACAAAGTACTATTGCACCCACTTTTCATACAGGGTCTTCAAAATCCTACTTTTTCTCTAGAGCCAGAAATATGTAATTTAAGAATTTAAAGTAGTATTTTTGGAGCTAGCTCCCTTGGGAGATTTTAAGGTTAAGAGAATATTTTCAGGATTAACTGCATTGACAGAGATCTTCTGTAAACTTTTCTGTTAAATTAAATGGGCTCATGCCCATGGCAGAAACCCCAGGAGAGGAAAGGCTTCCCTGACCCAACTAAACAATACTGTTCAAGTAGAACCACTTGACATCTGTTAGTAGCTGCTCATGAAACTGAATTTAAGGCTGATTCAGGGGCACTGGAACAAACAGTTGCAACagtttaaaatgtttccttccCTTACAGTTCCATCCCTGCGTGGAAAGATACCATTGCAGGAGTGGCCAAAAGATACATATCTTCAGCCACACCACATCAGTTAGGAGGATTAGATCAAACAGCAAACAACAGGTAGCACTAAAACACAATAGTCTGAACTGTTCTACACACACATGATAAAGTGTGCTTGAAATAGTCCTGGCACTGGATAACAAGATTTTACAAAGATATAAAGAATCTTCATTAACAAGACGATCAAACTATCTGCAGATAATATGGTTTTTAAAGATTCATGTTATCAGAACTTACTCTTTCAGCCCAGTTACCCCTTGATTCTGCAGTGGTATTTTAACCTAACCCTTATCACAGTAAGGGCAAGGGCATGAATTCAGCACTATACTGGCTAACACTAAACTACAGaaatcaaagggaaaataaaccaAGAAATACTTGAGTTTGAACTGAAAGGACCTGGGTAAGTAGGCAACTCCCTACACTTACTCTTAAAATAGATGTAGGGTGTGTAGCTGGATTACATCAGACACTAGAGCCTGTTTTATAAAAGGAGCTCTTCATAAATCCACAATTCCTCTCCAACCCTACcaaaacttcaaaataaaaagttgaCTGCACTGAATGACTCCTTTAGGAAGAAGTATTTCACCAGGCCTTTCCTAAGCcatgagcagagctggctggttttgtttcctttcccttgaacatagctcataaACTCTGGTGCACCCTCCTGGTCCCTCACATGCCAGTGTCCAGCGATTTCAACCGCTCCAGAGCCACCTTTCACACCATGCATCACCAAGGGGGCAACTCAGGCTTGGGACAGGAATTGAAAAATTGACAAGTTCCTCATACAAGATCTTTGAGGACTTCATATAGAGCCATCAAACCCTGTCTATCCTGCTAACCCCACTACTGCCTTCAGCCTAAATCCATGTGGATTTGCcacacagatttttattttccagatctTCCTGACAATCTGATCTGCCTGTTTACATGAGCATGCTGTTTTCTCACCAGGCCTTCTGCCCTGCCAGAGAGCACTGCCACCTTCTTCCAAAGAGCCTTCTTGTCAACTCTAGCAGAGCAATTCTAAGCAGTTTTCAAGATTTAAGTTTTTTGAACCATAGCAGATAGCAATTCTCCatacaagaagaagaagaagttcTAGATATTGGGTTGGGGTTTATAATTTCCAGCAGTAAATTATTTCACTCTATCATTACAAGTGTCTTGATTTTGAGACAAAATAAGTGTATGTGAGAGGTTAACCTATCACAACAAAGACTGCAAAAGAAATATAAGCACTAGGGCAGCCAGTTTGACTCAGTAAAGGCAGATTTCACCTTACACACCCTTGGCCATacgaaagaaaaatgttctgtctAAATTGGGCACACAGTTCAAAATCCTCCTTGGAGGTAGAGAGATTCTAAGGAGTTTTACACTCAAgttatgaaacagaaaaatagcaTCTTGATCCAtgtatttccacagaaaaaacccaaaggcaGTGTAGGCAAGGTATCCAAGTTCAGGGCAGGTAAAACAATACCTGCCAACAAAATGAATTCCATCCATGATGATGAAATAAAGGGCTCTGATAATCTGGAGACTCTCTGCTCTCACAGCTCAGGTACTAGGGAGATAGCATTAGTGTTTAAGCACTAAATCAACAGAATGGCACCTTAAGTCCACGACTGATaaagaggcagagcagaaattAGAGGAGCAGTCTTATTACAAATAGCCTCAAAACAAGTAAATTTCATCAAGCTTCCCATATAGTTAGGAActtagcaaaaaaacccccaaaacaaacaaaaaataaacaaacaaaaaaaaaacacaaaaccccacaaaccaaGCTCAAAACCCAAATCAGCAAAACTGGTTATATTTTGCATTTAGCAGGACTTATTTCTGAGAAAGTTACCTACTGTTCTCAAAGAGAACAGCAGTTTCCAGCCTCACTATCTAGAAGAGGAAAGATGTTTTCTCTCCCTGATTAGCAAAGCTAGTAAGAGGGGTTGAACTTTTTTCCAATgttaaccagaaaaaaattatttccaattCTACATTTTCTTGCTCCAAGTAgctttcttcccttcctgttCCATGTCCTGCACACACCACTCACATACATCTAGTGCACTTGGGCACAAGGTAGCTTAAAATCAGCACCTCTGAAACAGTGATAACACTCTCGTGGACGGGTGGATGACCATTCATACAGAGGGAAATCTGGGTCAGtttccagctgctgtgggaagcaCATTTTGGCTCGCTCGCTGTGTCCAGATGATGCTGGTTACCGAGACACAGCGGGCAGTCCCTGCGAGCCTAAGGCACATCTCTCACTGCAGATGCCGGGACGTCCCGGTGTCCCGCAGCCCGACCTTCTCCCAGAGACAGCTCTTCAGGCTCCGCTCCAGCAACTCTCCCCTCCGTCCAACAGCAGCGATAGAATCAGCGGGGCCAGACTGTGCCTCCCTGCACTTCCAGCCCAGAACGTGACCGAGAAGGAGCTGCGTTTATAGAAACAGCCGCGTCCCTGCCCCGCTCAGAGAGGGCGACGTGCTGGTTTAGCACCCGCTCTAGAGCGTCGCTTcccggccgccccccgcccccggaGCCGGCACGGACGGACCGACGGACACTCACTCTCGGAGTCGCTGAGGCCGCTGCCGTCGCTGACGCTGGCGCTGCTCCGCCGCTTCATGCGCTCCAGGTGCTCGCCGTAGAAGAAGCGGCGCCGGCCGGCGGGGCAGGAGAACTCGGCCAGCACCGCGTCGAACTCGCCCAGCGCCTCCGCCAGGTCCCCACCGTCCTCCCCCGGCCCTGCCAGGCGGCGACAGCGGCGTCAGGACCGGACCGGCCCGACCCTGACccgcccgccccccgcgcccccacCCCTGCggaggaaagggagggaaggaggagaaggaaaaaaggaggacaAGGAAAAAAGGAGGTCCCGCCCGCCGCTCCCACCTTGCCCCGCCGGGCgctgggctgctggaggctTCAtggctgcggcggcggcggcggacgGAGATGCCCGAGCGCCGCTGCCGCCTCCCGCCGCCAGCGTGAGCGGCCggccccgctgctgctgccccgcTTAtagcgcggcggggcggggcggggcggggcggggaggaGGCGGCCCCCGGGCGGTGCAGGTGCGCCCGGCCGGGGCTGTCCCGGCGCCGCGGTCCCGCCAGCAGCGCCGCCGCCAGCGGGAAGCGTCGCCCGTGGCCGCCCGGCCGCCAGCGGGAGCGCGGCTGCCTCGGGAGGATCGCGCTGCGCTAAGCCCGGCTCCGGCTGTGTGCTGCGGAGGGAGGATCCAGCGGGAGTCAGAGCCGGCTGCGAGGACGGACTGCCACGGGAACGCAGGACTGGGTCAGCCTTACCCAGGCCCGGGActgccagcaggacagggcacacagcaggacgaggaggcagcagctcactTGCAGTGAGCCCGTGGCTTTGcatgcacagcagtgctgctccaaCACCCCCGGGATgcccttccttccccatccccatggcaCTGTGCTGGCATCTGCCTGTGGTTATTGCCCTGCTCCGCATATCGGTGAGCTGCAGGCACGGCCGTGGGGGCAGCTGGACCAGTTAATTCCAGAGGGTGACCCGAGGAGAAGAGCAGGTGGCAGGGGACATGCAGGGAATGCTCAGGCAGAGGGGGTCACAGCCCCAGGTGCATCAGGCAGGGTGTTCTCCAGTGCTTTCCTGGTTCTTAGGAGGATTCTGGCACTTGTCCTGAAGTCAGGTAAACCTGATGTTTACACATACCACATCTAAGGAGTGTTGTTGCTCTTGTGCTGTCTCTTGCTCGTTTTAAATGTAAGCTGTCTGAgcagctaaaataaaaaaaagttttgttaaaTACTCATTGGGAAGACTCTGCCATGTTTAGTTATGGccagaaatactgaaaacagACATCAGATGCTATTCCATGAGAATGTATCAGGAGTTATGGTTATGTTTGTGTGCtgatgaaaatatttagaattaGAAGTCAGGGAGAGGTAAGAAAAAACATCTCcaattttttgacatttttagaCATGCTGCCATTGCTCCTGCGAGATACAAAGTTAGAAAAACAATGGTCTAGACAATAAAACAGATTTGTCCATCTCTCCTTACGGCTGATATGgaggcatttatttatttttgcagtgaATCAAAAGAAGTTCTCATGACAAAGTTCAATTGTTGTTTATTCTGTGGCTTCCTCCTCTCTGTGGtcttcctctgtttttctttctgctaaTAAAAGTGTCTACAAACAATCCAACAATCCTTTTTAAAGAccacagagacacagagggaAAGCGAGGTTAAAAAGTAGGGGACAAGGAGATACAAGGGCGTGACGTCAATAGCACGAGCAGGACAAGAGACAATGGATGCAAGGCAGAAGGGGGAACTTTCAAGGACGTGACTAGGCACAGCTCACAGCCCCAAAAGACAAGGAcctggccctgcagctgatgTCAAATCTCTTTTGCTCAATCACATATGATCAACTCTACCTGTTCCACACACCCCCACCGAGCACTGGTGCTTGGTCTAGAGCACAGCCTGGCTTAGGGGTAAAAGGTGCTTGAGGTTAGGCTTGAATCTGTCCATTTGCTGAGGAATACTGGCAAAATAACCAAGGGCTGATAGTCCTCCTGTGCtcttcctgttgtttctcatAGAGATGGTCAAGCAGTCTCACAGCCTTTTGGGACAGGGTCTGAGGTCATGTCACAAAGAAAGAGCACAAAGGGGGATGAAGCTGTATGAGAACCCGCATTGCTTGGGGCCTGCCAGAAAAGGACTCCTTCCACCTGCCTCCTTCTCTCTTCTTGTGCTCCTGGCCTAGACCTTCTGCATGTCTTTTAAGCAGGTTTTTCTCATCTGCTGCTGAGCCAATTCAACACTTTAGAACAGCAGAAAACTAATCCAGGAAGAAAGTGAGTAATTTTCTGTTGAACTGAGTTGAATGGGCTCAGCTCAGGGAGCTAATAAAAGGAGGGTATAGAtaggtaggaaaaaaaaccaaccgcTTCCCTGTAGTGATATAAGAATTTATCCCTGGCATTCTCTTTAAATTATTATCTTACACTCACATTGAccattttcagaataatttccaGGCATGATGAAGAAATTATTCTATAAACTTCCCTTCTTTACAGCCATGTGTTTGGGATATCTTCTGTCCTTAAGACAACCTGGGCTTAAAACTACTTAGTTGTGTTTACTGCTCCACAGACTAATCTCTTAACATTCTTTCAGTAAATACTCATGTTTTCTCCTAAGCAGCCTAGATTCTGCTGAATGCAACCAAGACAGATGGTGAATTTCAGTTTTCCACATAAACCATTAGCTTATACAAGAGGAAACAAAGACTCACTTTTATATTTATTGGTTCTATGTCATGGACCATGTAGCCATGCACATCCATAAATATTCTTGAAAGGCCCCAGCATGCTCCAGCTGAACTGGCTGCACTTTTGGCACAGATgccaacaggagcagcagcaaaaggaagaagTTACTTTTAAGTGCAGTGCCCTGAAACTCTGCAGGCTGACACGCCTGGCTGCTCATGCTTATGGGGAGAAACATCCAACACAACTCCTAATGTAAACCTCAGCTACTGAATCCCTCTCATTTTCTAGGCAACCGTCCAAGCTGTATTTGAAGTGAATTTCTTCTTGCCCATTCGACAGAGTGTCTCCAGATCCTCCTCAGCTGGTGACGCGATGTTTACAGTGGTTTCCTACTGCATTTTTGACCTCACAAACTTGTGAGCCACACAGCTATTTAAATCAACAAATCCTGCCTGGAAACACGCTTCagggaaaagcttttaaaacagGCACTTAGATATAGTCAAGCTGCAAGGCTCATGAAGCACTAGTTTTTTGAACAAAGCATGGAATAATTTGGGACACAACACGTTGTGTTGCTACACTGAAGAGACTCCTAGAATGGGTTTAAAAAGGCATTGATGCTGTAGGTTGAATAATCTAGCTTCCAAAGCATGGCCCAGAGATGGCCACAGATCCACGAACAACTTCTGAGGCATTcatataaaacagaaaaaaaaacccaaaagagaATGAGAAATTAATTGGAAACTGGTTACAATTCACAGTACAGGTGCAGCATCATATGCACATACACAGAAAATGGAACTGCAGGGGGGGGAATTTGCAAATCTAAAGTGGCTGAAAAGTTTTTGTCTAATGAATCATTTCTTTTCACCACTTCAAAGGTCAAGAATAAcccaaaatattaattttgttgAGTAGTACCATAGTCCCACAGTTAAAAACAAATGTGTTGTGAAACCTACACCTGTCTTCTCATTGGTATTGTTACTAGACAAAAGCCAGAGTGCCAGATCCCTGCTCATGGAAGCAGCCTGGAgttttgaatatttaatttccaCAAgtcttttaatatttattagtCTGTGAAAATAACAATTCTTTACATAAGTAACAATACCAACTTGTTAAACTAGATAATTTAAAACCTGTGAATGACAAACAACAGCGCATCATTGCCAAACTTCTTGTTGAAGGAAGCAAGGGAACCCAAAATGAAGACAGCtgtcaaacagaaaaacaaaaactgccAGAGGATGAAAAAGCACAGGTGCCAGCCAGACTGACACACAGGGAAACCCAACTCCTTGgactgcagagcaggaataGATCTAACATCACCAGCATAACTTgtctccctgtgca
The nucleotide sequence above comes from Molothrus aeneus isolate 106 chromosome 2, BPBGC_Maene_1.0, whole genome shotgun sequence. Encoded proteins:
- the RGCC gene encoding regulator of cell cycle RGCC — translated: MKPPAAQRPAGQGPGEDGGDLAEALGEFDAVLAEFSCPAGRRRFFYGEHLERMKRRSSASVSDGSGLSDSESADSLYRNSFSLSDEKLNSSTASTPSLPSPSVTPCKAKLGDTKELEDFIADLDRTLASM